In Deltaproteobacteria bacterium, a single genomic region encodes these proteins:
- a CDS encoding class I SAM-dependent methyltransferase, translating into MAKHMNFFQMRGAYSTLFAWLYNRTVADRIGVVYDDMLGRFLPEARPGTSILDVGCGPGHATRRIALAKPDVRVTGVDLSEHMIARARRDGVGMPNLTFQIGDAMKLPFADASFDEVVSTASIKHWPDPARGVREMARVAKPGAHVMVLEVDRDASDAAITNFVRLFLRPPGSLAFVRAYFRKFIGGQGSSRSELAAWIADSGLSELRDGQETNWPLVWAGGTKA; encoded by the coding sequence TCTTCGCGTGGCTCTACAACCGAACCGTGGCCGACCGCATCGGCGTCGTCTACGACGACATGCTCGGCCGTTTTCTTCCGGAGGCGCGTCCCGGCACCTCGATTCTCGACGTGGGCTGCGGCCCCGGTCACGCCACGCGGCGTATCGCGCTCGCGAAACCCGATGTGCGCGTGACGGGCGTGGACTTGTCGGAACACATGATCGCACGGGCCAGGCGTGACGGCGTGGGCATGCCCAACCTGACTTTTCAAATCGGCGACGCGATGAAACTGCCGTTTGCCGATGCGTCGTTCGACGAGGTTGTCAGCACAGCTTCGATCAAGCACTGGCCTGATCCGGCGAGGGGCGTTCGCGAGATGGCGCGGGTGGCGAAGCCCGGCGCTCACGTGATGGTGCTCGAAGTGGATCGGGACGCGAGCGACGCGGCGATCACGAATTTCGTCCGGCTCTTTCTGCGGCCGCCGGGATCGCTCGCGTTCGTTCGGGCGTATTTTCGAAAGTTCATCGGAGGTCAGGGATCGAGCAGATCGGAACTCGCGGCGTGGATCGCGGATTCGGGTTTGTCGGAGCTGCGTGATGGGCAGGAAACGAATTGGCCGCTCGTCTGGGCCGG